A stretch of Cucumis sativus cultivar 9930 chromosome 2, Cucumber_9930_V3, whole genome shotgun sequence DNA encodes these proteins:
- the LOC101211600 gene encoding uncharacterized protein LOC101211600: MISVMNNDFEFEKKPDALEVSHAEDTVLDHADDSSNHNRKVSDSGVVNEARVSLMEMDPGAPGSEFDAKMLGNGRSAEFRVFPSEEVRFLVSSDGEGGGGADMDLKFSDSLVDVKISKTDRFDGSVGDLDAENDRKGNLSQYKCLMSEFDDYVANESSGAMVAAATSRAMSYGFEVGDMVWGKVKSHPWWPGHIFNDALASPSVRRTRREGYVLVAFFGDSSYGWFDPAELIPFEPNYYEKSRQTTSRTFLKAVEEAVDEASRRRGLGLACKCRNRYNFRPTNVDGYFAVDVPDFEAGGIYSWNQIRRSRDSFKPGETLSFIKQLALTPRGGDHRSINFLNNKATVFAYRRLVYEEFDETYAQAFGVPSGPGRPPRNSVASLDQHRQPARAPLSGPLVIAEALGGGKSGVKPMKLKDQSKKDRYLLKRRDEPSHLKVFAANQEQETSTVPLSLVAAESTETGGAGDYVLLKRTPTILPKSEHAGFVGTDTETSSLSIPKNEAEIGQMAVGTDLVSQGQSMSIEASSDKEMIPLEEPKETIAPNEVISSRSHISPDMASERDSPSVLGEDSDPRFDRTDALGDPLCDQADAGTENISKSSETPQQPQLSNTVYLQGDHELDRNLDNRVDLEPTSAGTKFSDGDSSVGGVMKPKVLKRPAEDMNSSGSPFMGEKKKKKKKRVNGAEMGSDQTQKQLAKKKVRRLVGNAVEKSDQIGLSSREDFRLEHQKKSNASTNNSVSAGVVFGRGSDEFDVPQLLNDLQAFALDPFHGVERNCHVIVHKFFLRFRSLVYQKSLGSSPPREAESPELRALKSSDASFGTDNLSENIRDLSSSNSVKPLRRRDDPTKTGRKRVPSDRLEEIASKKLKKMGDLKLLASERKATQKLADGQKRESRDSVAVPTAVKMVKRDYMKKPEPPSARKVDPTMLVMKFPPETSLPSLNELKARFGRFGPIDQSGLRIFWKSSTCRVVFLYKPDAQAAYKYAMGNKSLFGNVNVKYQLREVGAPATEVPDSEKPSATADDNPIETPRMKDPLVLSGRASTPVVHQPPLAPLPAVQLKSCLKKATGDEPGVPSVGTGGTSSSKGTTRVKFMLGGEESNRNNINANFADGGTSSSVAMDFNSNFFQKVVSTTPLPIPPPQFTKPSHSITTTNIMQQHSEIPQPRNTLNHHHHYHHTPAVALPPVPQNPPPVASPTTDISQQLLSLLTRCSDVVTNVTGLLGYAPYHPL, translated from the exons ATGATATCGGTGATGAACAACGATTTTGAATTCGAGAAAAAACCAGATGCCCTCGAAGTGTCACATGCGGAGGATACAGTTCTTGACCATGCCGATGACAGTTCGAATCACAACCGGAAAGTTTCTGATTCGGGTGTTGTTAACGAAGCTAGGGTTTCTTTGATGGAGATGGATCCTGGAGCTCCGGGTAGTGAGTTTGATGCGAAGATGTTGGGGAATGGTAGATCTGCAGAGTTTAGGGTTTTCCCGTCCGAGGAGGTGAGGTTTTTGGTTAGTTCGGATGGCGAAGGTGGAGGAGGTGCAGATATGGATTTGAAGTTCTCGGACTCTCTTGTTGAtgttaaaatatcaaaaactGATAGATTTGATGGTTCGGTTGGTGATTTAGATGCAGAGAATGATCGAAAGGGTAATTTGTCTCAGTATAAGTGTTTAATGTCTGAGTTTGATGATTATGTTGCGAATGAGAGTAGTGGTGCAATGGTTGCGGCGGCAACTTCGAGGGCGATGAGCTATGGGTTTGAGGTTGGGGATATGGTGTGGGGAAAGGTCAAGTCTCATCCGTGGTGGCCCGGGCACATTTTTAACGATGCTTTGGCTTCTCCTTCTGTGCGTCGTACGAGGAGGGAGGGATATGTTTTGGTTGCATTTTTTGGTGATAGTAGTTATGGGTGGTTTGACCCTGCTGAGCTAATACCCTTCGAGCCTAACTATTATGAGAAATCTAGGCAGACAACTTCTAGGACCTTTCTGAAGGCTGTGGAAGAGGCAGTTGACGAGGCGAGTCGGAGACGGGGTCTTGGTCTGGCCTGCAAGTGTAGGAATCGTTACAATTTTCGCCCCACAAACGTTGATGGGTACTTCGCTGTTGATGTTCCAGATTTTGAGGCTGGAGGTATTTACTCGTGGAATCAGATTAGGAGGTCGAGGGATAGTTTTAAACCTGGTGAAACTCTCTCGTTTATCAAGCAACTGGCATTGACTCCCCGAGGTGGTGATCATAGAAGCATTAACTTTTTGAACAATAAAGCTACAGTCTTTGCTTATCGAAGATTGGTCTATGAAGAGTTCGATGAAACATATGCTCAAGCATTTGGTGTGCCATCTGGGCCAGGACGTCCCCCTCGCAATTCTGTAGCTTCATTGGATCAGCATAGACAACCAGCTCGAG CTCCTTTGAGCGGCCCCCTAGTGATTGCAGAAGCCTTGGGTGGTGGGAAGAGTGGAGTAAAGCCTATGAAGTTAAAGGACCAATCTAAGAAAGACAGGTATCTTCTCAAACGCCGAGATGAACCAAGTCACTTGAAAGTTTTTGCAGCTAATCAAGAGCAGGAAACTTCTACTGTTCCCTTATCTCTTGTTGCTGCGGAGTCCACTGAAACTGGGGGCGCTGGGGATTATGTTCTCTTGAAGAGGACTCCAACTATACTCCCAAAAAGTGAACACGCTGGATTTGTTGGGACGGATACTGAAACTTCTAGTTTGAGTATACCTAAAAATGAAGCTGAGATTGGTCAGATGGCTGTGGGCACTGATCTTGTGAGCCAAGGGCAATCTATGAGCATTGAGGCATCTTCTGATAAGGAAATGATTCCTCTTGAGGAACCGAAAGAGACAATAGCACCTAATGAAGTTATCAGTTCTAGAAGCCATATCTCCCCTGATATGGCAAGTGAGAGGGATTCTCCCAGTGTGTTGGGGGAGGATAGTGACCCTCGTTTTGATCGAACAGATGCTTTAGGTGACCCATTGTGCGACCAAGCAGATGCAGGGAcagaaaatatttcaaaatcctCTGAAACTCCTCAACAACCCCAGCTTAGTAACACAGTTTATCTTCAAGGTGACCATGAATTGGACAGAAATTTGGATAACCGTGTTGACCTCGAACCTACATCAGCTGGCACAAAGTTTTCTGATGGAGATAGTTCAGTTGGGGGAGTCATGAAACCAAAGGTTCTAAAACGGCCAGCAGAAGACATGAACTCCTCTGGATCTCCATTCATgggggagaaaaagaaaaagaaaaagaagcgAGTCAATGGTGCAGAAATGGGTTCTGACCAAACACAGAAACAGTTGGCCAAAAAGAAGGTTAGGAGATTAGTTGGAAACGCTGTAGAAAAATCTGATCAGATTGGCTTGAGTTCGAGAGAGGATTTTCGACTGGAACATCAGAAAAAGAGCAATGCGTCAACAAATAATTCCGTCTCAGCTGGCGTCGTGTTTGGCCGAGGGAGCGACGAATTCGATGTGCCCCAACTGTTAAATGATTTGCAAGCCTTTGCTCTTGATCCTTTCCATGGGGTTGAAAGGAATTGCCATGTAATTGTTCACAAGTTCTTCCTGCGGTTTCGGTCACTTGTTTATCAGAAAAGTTTGGGTTCATCGCCACCACGTGAAGCTGAATCCCCTGAACTTCGTGCATTGAAATCTTCAGATGCTAGCTTTGGAACCGATAATTTAAGCGAAAATATTAGAGATTTATCATCCTCAAACTCAGTTAAACCCTTGCGTAGACGTGATGATCCCACAAAAACGGGGCGGAAACGGGTCCCATCCGACCGTCTAGAGGAAATTGcatcaaagaaattaaagaaaatgggTGATTTGAAATTGTTGGCGTCAGAAAGAAAAGCAACTCAGAAACTTGCTGATGGCCAGAAACGAGAATCCAGAGATTCCGTTGCAGTACCGACGGCAGTGAAGATGGTCAAGCGAGATTATATGAAGAAGCCGGAGCCTCCATCAGCAAGGAAAGTTGATCCAACCATGCTAGTTATGAAGTTTCCTCCTGAAACATCACTTCCATCTCTCAATGAGTTAAAGGCAAGGTTTGGTCGATTTGGGCCGATTGACCAGTCAGGTCTTCGTATCTTCTGGAAATCATCAACATGCCGTGTTGTTTTCCTTTACAAACCAGACGCTCAGGCAGCATACAAGTATGCAATGGGGAACAAGTCCTTATTTGGGAATGTCAATGTGAAATACCAACTTCGAGAAGTTGGAGCTCCTGCAACTGAAGTACCCGATTCCGAGAAGCCCAGTGCAACAGCAGACGACAATCCTATTGAAACCCCAAGGATGAAGGATCCATTGGTCTTATCAGGACGAGCGTCGACACCTGTGGTACATCAACCACCTCTTGCACCACTCCCAGCAGTTCAGCTCAAGTCATGCCTTAAGAAGGCAACAGGTGATGAACCCGGTGTACCGAGTGTGGGGACGGGAGGCACCAGCAGCAGCAAAGGAACGACACGAGTGAAATTCATGTTGGGCGGGGAAGAAAGTAATAGAAACAACATCAATGCAAATTTTGCAGATGGTGGAACATCTTCTTCTGTTGCAATGGATTTTAATAGTAACTTCTTTCAAAAGGTCGTTTCTACAACTCCACTCCCAATTCCTCCTCCCCAATTCACTAAACCTTCTCATAGCATTACTACTACAAATATTATGCAACAACACTCGGAAATCCCGCAACCTAGAAATACACTTAACCATCACCATCACTACCACCACACACCCGCCGTTGCACTGCCACCCGTGCCCCAAAACCCACCACCCGTTGCCTCTCCGACCACCGACATATCCCAGCAGCTGCTGAGCCTTTTAACAAGGTGCAGCGATGTAGTCACCAATGTGACTGGCTTGTTAGGCTATGCGCCTTACCACCCTCTTTGA